Within Actinosynnema pretiosum, the genomic segment GGCCGTCGTGCTCACGTCGCGCCCCTGGGGGCCGCGTCCGCGCTCAGCTCTGCGGGAGGACCACGACCCGCCGCTGGGGCTCCTCGCCCTCGCTCTCGCTGTGGACGCCCGCCACCGCGGCGACCGCGTCGTGCACGACCTTGCGCTCGAACGGGGTCATCGGGTGCAGCCGCACCTTCTCCCCGCTGGCGGCGACCTTCTCCGCCGTGGTCCGGCCCAGCTCGGCCAGCTCGGCGCGCCTGCCTGCCCGCCACCCGGCGATGTCGAGCATGAGCCTGCTCCGCACGCCGGTCTCCTGCTGCACCGCCAGGCGGGTCAGCTCCTGGAGGGACTCCAGGACCGTCCCCCTCGGGCCGACGAGCTTCTCCAGGTCGTCGCCGCCGTCGATGCTGACGATGGCTCGCCCGGCCTCGACGTCCAGGTCGATGTCGCCGTCGTAGTCCAGCAGGTCGAGCAGGCGCTCCAGGTAGTCACCGGCGATGTCGCCTTCCTGGACGAGCAAGTCCTCGGCGGAACCGGACGACCGGTTCTCCGCCACGCCCTCCGAGTCCGCCTCAGGCGCGTCCACGTCGGCCGCCTGCAACGTCTCCGACACGTTGTCTCCTCTCCAGGGACGCGAGCGCTCAGCGGCGCTTCTTGTTGCCCTGCTTCTTGCTTGGGGAACGGTCTGGGCTCAGACCGGAAATCTGGTTCGCCGAGCTGTCCGACGTCGTGCCCTCGTCCGCCGCACCGCTGTCCGGGGTGGCGGTGGGCTTGGGGGCCGTGCCGTTCTTGGGGCGCTGCGTCGGCGGCTTGAGGCCCGCCGCCTTGGCGTTGACGGCCTTCACACCCGCGTTGCGGACCGGCTTGGCGCCGGGCTTCGGCTTCGTGCCGGGCTTGGGCGCGAGGTTCTGGCGCTGCTCGATCGCCGCCGCCTTCTGGGCGGCTTCCTCGCGGTCGATGCGGCCGTACACGACGCGCTGCTGCATCAGGGTCCAGCCGTTGTTGCTCAGCCAGTAGAGCAGGATCGCGACGGGGAAGAAGAAGCCACCGGCGAGCGCGCCCAGCGGGAAGACGTAGACCACCAGCTTGTTCATGATGGCGGTCTGCGGGTTCTCCGCGGCGGCCTGCGTCTGGCGGGCGACCGAGTGGCGACCGGTGAAGTGCGTGGCGACCGCGGCGACCACGGCCAGCGGGATGGCGACCGCCATGACGGCGGTGCGCGAGGTGCTGAACAGCTCCAGCTGGTCGGCGGGCATCGTGATGAACGTCGACAGGTTCGCGCCGAAGAGCTTGGCCTGGACGAACGAGTCCACCCCGGCCTTGTCGAAGAAGTAGACCTCGCCCCAGCCGGGCTTGAACGAGCGCAGCACGTGGAACAGACCGATGAACACCGGGATCTGCACCAGCATGGGCAGGCAGCCGCCGAGCGGGTTCACGCCGTGCTCGGCCTGGAGCTTCTGCATCTCCTGGGCCTGGCGCTGCCGGTCGTTCGCGTACTTCTTCTTGATCTTCTGGAGCTCAGGGGCGAACTCCTGCATCTTGCGCATTGAGCGGACCTGGCCGACGAACGGCTTGAACAGCAGGGCGCGCAGGGTGAAGACCAGGAAGATCACGGACAGGGCCCAGGCGATACCGCTCGACTCGCCGAAGATGCGCCCGAACACCCAGTGCCAACACCACAAGATGAAGGACACCGGGTAGTAGATGAAGTTGAGCACTGAGCTACTCCTCGGCAGCGACGTCGGGGACCCGTTTCGGCGGAACGGGGTCCAGGCCTCCAGGGTGCCAGGGTCCGCAGCGGCCGAGTCTGCGCACGGTCAGCCAACTGCCGCGGAGCGCACCGTGGACGGTCAGGGCTTCCACCGCGTAGGAGCTGCACGTGGGGTGGAAGCGGCAGGTGGGGGGCAGGTACGGCGAGATGAACCGCTGGTAGAAGCGGATCGGCAGCACCAGTACCCGCACCGCGGGGCGGACGGGCGCGGGGTCGGTCATCGGACCAGCCTGCGCAGCGCGGCGTCGACGTCCTCGGCCAGCTCGGCGCTCGACGCGGTCGCCGCCGGGGGCAGCGCGCGCACCACGAGGGACGAGCCGCTGGGCAGCGACGCCAGTCGGTCCCGCAGCACGTGGCGCAGCCTGCGGCTGACGCGGTGGCGGACGACGGAGTTGCCGACGGCCTTGCTCACGACGAAGCCCACCTTGGACTCTGCGTCCAAGGTGGGCTGCACCGGAATCATGGCGTGCACGACCAGCCGAGGCCGTCCTGCTCGGCGGCCTCGGCGGACCACCAGGCCGAAGTCCTGGCTGCGGGTCAGCCTGCCGGCCGCTGGGAGCACGGCGGCGCGGCGATCAGGCGGAGAGCTGCTTGCGGCCCTTGGTGCGGCGCGCGGACAGGATCGCGCGACCCGCACGGGTGCGCATCCGCAGCCGGAACCCGTGCGTCTTCGCACGACGGCGGTTGTTGGGCTGGAAGGTGCGCTTACCCTTGCTCACGGTCGGACTCCCGAGTGCTTAAAACTGCAAAGCAGGTCTGTGGTTGTCCCCTGCGCCGGTGAGGCGCGCAGGCACGCTAAACGCACCTCGCACAAGACGGGAGACTCTGTAGAGAGTACGCAGCCCGGGTGCGTTGACTCAAATCGGGGGTCCCCCGGGGCCGCGCGG encodes:
- a CDS encoding Jag family protein — its product is MSETLQAADVDAPEADSEGVAENRSSGSAEDLLVQEGDIAGDYLERLLDLLDYDGDIDLDVEAGRAIVSIDGGDDLEKLVGPRGTVLESLQELTRLAVQQETGVRSRLMLDIAGWRAGRRAELAELGRTTAEKVAASGEKVRLHPMTPFERKVVHDAVAAVAGVHSESEGEEPQRRVVVLPQS
- the yidC gene encoding membrane protein insertase YidC translates to MLNFIYYPVSFILWCWHWVFGRIFGESSGIAWALSVIFLVFTLRALLFKPFVGQVRSMRKMQEFAPELQKIKKKYANDRQRQAQEMQKLQAEHGVNPLGGCLPMLVQIPVFIGLFHVLRSFKPGWGEVYFFDKAGVDSFVQAKLFGANLSTFITMPADQLELFSTSRTAVMAVAIPLAVVAAVATHFTGRHSVARQTQAAAENPQTAIMNKLVVYVFPLGALAGGFFFPVAILLYWLSNNGWTLMQQRVVYGRIDREEAAQKAAAIEQRQNLAPKPGTKPKPGAKPVRNAGVKAVNAKAAGLKPPTQRPKNGTAPKPTATPDSGAADEGTTSDSSANQISGLSPDRSPSKKQGNKKRR
- the yidD gene encoding membrane protein insertion efficiency factor YidD: MTDPAPVRPAVRVLVLPIRFYQRFISPYLPPTCRFHPTCSSYAVEALTVHGALRGSWLTVRRLGRCGPWHPGGLDPVPPKRVPDVAAEE
- the rnpA gene encoding ribonuclease P protein component, whose product is MLPAAGRLTRSQDFGLVVRRGRRAGRPRLVVHAMIPVQPTLDAESKVGFVVSKAVGNSVVRHRVSRRLRHVLRDRLASLPSGSSLVVRALPPAATASSAELAEDVDAALRRLVR
- the rpmH gene encoding 50S ribosomal protein L34, whose translation is MSKGKRTFQPNNRRRAKTHGFRLRMRTRAGRAILSARRTKGRKQLSA